A region of Malaciobacter marinus DNA encodes the following proteins:
- a CDS encoding anaerobic C4-dicarboxylate transporter: MEFTIQLIIVLAVLFLGARKGGLALGLFGGIGVVILIFGFGMEPGNPPIKVMLVMLAVITAGATLQASGGLDVMLQLAEKLLRKHPKHITFLAPLTTLTLTFLCGTGHVVYTMLPIIYDIAVRKGVRPERPMAASTIAAQMGIVTSPVSVAVVSLVAMLSGHAMINGKELDLVQLLSITIPGAICGVLVVGFWSMFRGKNLEDDAEFQEKLKDPEMKKYIYGEDKTLLNNKLPQTQWNAMWIFLGAIAVVAILGAFPELRPIINGKPLSMVYVIQMFMLSAGAIIFVVAKVKPSDISSNEVFKSGMVALIAVYGVAWMTKTMFGAHIGDIKEVLGGIVAQYPWAYAIVLILVSKLVNSQGAALAAIVPIALSVGVDPGVIAAFAAACYGYYILPTYPSDLAAISFDRSGTTRIGKYVINHSFIVPGILGVGTASTVGFILAKIYGLI, encoded by the coding sequence ATGGAATTTACAATTCAATTAATCATTGTTTTGGCTGTATTATTTCTAGGTGCTAGAAAAGGTGGATTAGCACTAGGATTATTCGGTGGTATTGGTGTTGTTATATTAATCTTTGGATTTGGAATGGAACCTGGGAATCCTCCAATTAAAGTAATGCTTGTTATGTTAGCAGTAATTACTGCTGGTGCAACACTTCAAGCTTCTGGAGGTTTAGATGTTATGCTTCAATTAGCAGAAAAGTTGTTAAGAAAACATCCTAAACACATTACATTTTTAGCTCCATTGACTACATTAACATTAACATTTTTATGTGGTACTGGACATGTTGTATATACAATGTTACCTATTATTTATGACATTGCAGTTAGAAAAGGTGTTAGACCTGAAAGACCAATGGCAGCAAGTACAATTGCAGCACAAATGGGTATTGTAACTTCTCCTGTATCAGTTGCTGTTGTTTCATTAGTAGCAATGTTATCAGGTCATGCTATGATCAATGGAAAAGAGTTAGATTTAGTTCAATTATTATCAATAACTATTCCTGGTGCAATTTGTGGTGTTTTAGTTGTTGGTTTTTGGAGTATGTTTAGAGGTAAAAATCTAGAAGATGATGCTGAGTTCCAAGAAAAATTGAAAGATCCAGAAATGAAAAAATACATTTATGGTGAGGACAAAACATTATTAAATAATAAATTGCCTCAAACTCAATGGAATGCAATGTGGATATTCTTAGGTGCAATTGCAGTTGTGGCAATTTTAGGTGCTTTCCCTGAGCTTAGACCTATAATAAATGGAAAACCTTTATCAATGGTTTATGTTATTCAAATGTTCATGTTATCAGCAGGTGCTATAATATTTGTTGTAGCAAAAGTTAAACCTTCTGATATTTCTAGTAATGAAGTGTTTAAATCAGGTATGGTTGCACTTATTGCGGTTTATGGTGTTGCTTGGATGACTAAAACAATGTTTGGTGCACATATTGGTGATATCAAAGAAGTACTTGGTGGAATTGTTGCTCAATATCCATGGGCATATGCAATAGTATTAATATTAGTATCTAAACTTGTTAATTCACAAGGTGCTGCATTAGCTGCAATTGTTCCAATTGCACTATCTGTAGGTGTTGATCCTGGTGTAATTGCTGCATTTGCTGCTGCTTGTTATGGATATTATATCTTACCAACATACCCAAGTGATTTAGCTGCAATTAGTTTCGATAGATCAGGAACTACAAGAATTGGTAAATATGTAATAAACCATAGTTTTATTGTTCCAGGGATACTTGGAGTAGGTACTGCATCAACTGTAGGATTTATTTTAGCAAAAATATATGGATTAATTTAA
- a CDS encoding response regulator transcription factor, whose product MIKVLMIEDDLELAQIISDYLKSFDIEVTNFDSPYLGLSTLEIQKDFELLILDLTLPEIDGLELIPKIRKVSDIPIIISSARDDILDKVMGLERGADDYLPKPYNPRELQARIKAILKRISTQKEPVEQTTNNTAFTIKSDDMQISLKQQTLSLTLAEFDILKLLIQRNGAVVAREDFIYASEHIEDDSSLKNIDVIISRIRNKISKIDDSKTYIKAVRGIGYQLI is encoded by the coding sequence ATAATAAAAGTACTAATGATTGAAGATGATTTAGAATTAGCTCAAATCATCAGTGATTACTTAAAATCATTTGATATTGAAGTAACAAATTTTGATAGCCCTTACCTTGGGCTATCAACACTAGAAATACAAAAAGATTTTGAACTATTAATTTTAGATTTAACACTTCCTGAAATAGATGGTCTTGAATTAATACCAAAAATCAGAAAGGTTTCTGATATTCCTATTATTATCTCAAGTGCAAGGGATGATATACTAGATAAAGTTATGGGGCTTGAAAGAGGTGCCGATGATTATTTGCCAAAACCATATAATCCAAGAGAGCTTCAAGCAAGAATAAAAGCTATTTTGAAAAGAATCTCTACACAAAAAGAACCTGTTGAACAAACTACAAATAATACTGCATTTACGATAAAAAGTGATGATATGCAAATTAGTTTAAAACAGCAAACACTTAGTTTAACACTAGCAGAGTTTGATATTTTAAAATTACTTATTCAAAGAAATGGTGCAGTTGTTGCAAGAGAAGATTTCATTTATGCAAGTGAACATATTGAAGATGATAGTAGTTTAAAAAATATTGATGTAATAATTTCAAGAATTAGAAATAAAATCTCTAAAATAGATGATTCTAAAACTTATATTAAAGCTGTTAGAGGAATTGGATATCAACTTATATGA
- a CDS encoding ArsS family sensor histidine kinase, producing the protein MIKNISISSFINAIFTIAVVAILITFALFINLDMQKHQIMQKNRYEIIAENFLSVFNKKPSKSQLDKLYEQFKVKQVKSREEKLNILNYGYALSIKKTYLGTYRIYLYDSEYYLYAQQLGYNLMLKDLHSNKYNIAVIILILVLSLSTILFLYIILKRKLKPLKELNCEITKFSKGNLDIKIKPKSNDEIGEIAKNFDAAITLINNQTESKNLFMRNMMHELKTPITKAMFIAETLEDERSKMMLQKAFKRMDDIIKELATVERITSKTSVIYKEVTSFFNIYKKTLEIMMIESSNISSKINDFTFEVDISLFSVALKNLIDNGIKFSTDKKVSVIVDKKRIDVISKGCKLKYKLDYYTEPFSQEEKRADGFGLGLYIVKTIVNMHKYKLNYSYKDGYNYFSIITA; encoded by the coding sequence ATGATTAAAAACATATCTATTTCTAGTTTTATTAATGCTATTTTTACAATTGCAGTTGTTGCTATTTTAATTACTTTTGCACTATTTATAAATCTTGATATGCAAAAACATCAAATAATGCAAAAAAATAGATATGAAATTATAGCAGAAAACTTTCTTTCCGTTTTCAATAAAAAACCCTCAAAAAGTCAATTAGATAAACTTTATGAACAATTTAAAGTAAAACAAGTAAAAAGTAGAGAAGAGAAGTTAAATATACTAAATTATGGATATGCACTCTCAATAAAAAAAACTTATTTGGGAACTTACAGAATATATTTATATGATTCTGAATACTATTTATATGCACAACAACTTGGATATAATTTAATGTTAAAAGATTTACATTCAAATAAATATAATATTGCAGTAATTATTTTGATATTAGTTTTATCTTTATCAACTATTTTATTTTTATATATCATTCTAAAAAGAAAACTAAAACCACTTAAAGAGTTAAATTGTGAGATAACAAAATTTTCAAAAGGTAACTTAGATATAAAAATTAAACCAAAATCAAATGATGAAATTGGTGAAATTGCAAAAAACTTTGATGCGGCAATAACACTTATAAATAATCAAACAGAATCAAAAAATCTTTTTATGAGAAATATGATGCATGAACTAAAAACTCCAATTACAAAGGCTATGTTCATTGCAGAAACTTTAGAAGATGAAAGAAGTAAAATGATGCTTCAAAAAGCTTTTAAAAGAATGGATGATATTATTAAAGAGCTTGCTACAGTTGAAAGAATCACGTCTAAAACATCTGTAATATATAAAGAAGTTACCTCTTTTTTTAATATTTATAAAAAAACTCTTGAAATTATGATGATAGAATCATCAAATATCTCTTCAAAGATAAATGATTTTACTTTTGAAGTTGATATAAGTCTTTTTAGCGTAGCTCTTAAAAATTTGATTGATAATGGGATTAAATTTTCAACAGATAAAAAAGTAAGTGTAATAGTAGATAAGAAAAGAATTGATGTAATCTCTAAAGGTTGCAAACTAAAATATAAGCTTGATTATTATACTGAACCTTTTTCACAAGAAGAAAAAAGAGCAGATGGCTTTGGACTTGGCCTTTACATAGTAAAAACTATTGTAAATATGCATAAATATAAACTAAACTACTCATATAAAGACGGTTATAATTACTTTTCAATCATAACAGCCTAA
- a CDS encoding response regulator transcription factor, translating to MKILLLEDNERLSNVMKYALLDEGYRVDCFSDGDDALEFIGNGYSCFILDINVPNTDGISILEYVRLNHAKTPVLIISSNHELDKVKESYEKGCDDYLKKPFYIIELLQKVKKLCGDKGEYLIFDESYRYSFIDHRLYKDEEEIELTKKEILFLEFFSRNIHFVATYENIEEYVWEGEYTTLANIRSMIKRLRKKLPKDSITIIKGIGYSLNKNVKFL from the coding sequence ATGAAAATACTATTGCTAGAAGATAATGAGAGATTATCAAATGTTATGAAATATGCATTACTAGATGAAGGGTATAGAGTCGATTGTTTCTCTGATGGTGATGATGCATTAGAGTTTATAGGAAATGGATATTCTTGTTTTATTTTAGATATTAATGTTCCAAATACCGATGGAATATCAATTTTAGAATATGTAAGATTAAATCATGCAAAAACACCTGTTTTAATAATAAGTTCAAATCATGAATTAGATAAAGTAAAAGAGTCTTATGAAAAGGGCTGTGACGATTATTTAAAAAAACCTTTTTATATTATTGAACTTTTACAAAAAGTAAAAAAATTGTGCGGAGATAAGGGAGAATATTTAATATTTGATGAGTCTTATCGATATAGTTTTATTGATCATAGACTCTATAAAGATGAAGAAGAGATAGAATTAACAAAAAAAGAGATTTTATTTTTAGAGTTTTTTTCTAGAAATATTCATTTTGTAGCTACTTATGAAAACATAGAAGAGTATGTATGGGAAGGTGAATATACAACCTTGGCAAATATTCGTTCTATGATAAAAAGACTAAGGAAAAAGCTTCCTAAAGATAGTATTACAATAATTAAAGGAATTGGTTACTCTTTAAATAAAAATGTTAAGTTTCTCTAA
- a CDS encoding ATP-binding protein, producing MKKVFLFLIFINLEVFAYSVLIINSYHKGYQWSDQVIKGLEDVLIKKDNVDFNILYMDSKRVSSKEYFDSLKKLYKIQLKNRKYDLIIPIDRFAYDFVINNYSELFTKKRVLAVGIEKFSHEKLKKLSLENRVSAILEKRDLKGNVEIIEKNFYKIKKLYIINDKSLNGLHTEPLIFNLIHNYKSRLELIYLKEDDLSSLQVYPFEDHSAALFIRFYKNKNGDLNKNSEISHFVKNAKIPIFVTDSLFMDKGATGGKIVNLYKLGENAGEMALDILNQEKAKIILYKEFEYFFDYQKLNEFLLTIVNLDEPYKMIHKKKTFFDNYRNFIDFVFIISPFFIFLILGLIHNIYKRKILEKDLRKRIEFDATMLNAIDSPIFWQDANGKIVDSNNRFCNLLKLPFDSLYGQKLSDLNKNNNAKQIIEIMNNYNLDKDNNEFTFITSNSIERTYLIKQAKFKEEKIKYEGYVTIFTDITKEREIILEKQKNRQFVIQQSKLAEIGEIFSSIAHQWKTPLIEITAIAQELFYTRRSKNVNEDSSFVKDIMQQVTYMTDTINEFQKFIMPSNAKVDFNIQDAIKSMLEIVNHNLKYNNINIHLNIEEQTNLTVNGYKNEVMQSILNIINNARDALLNNHYKNRNIEISIFNENSDLIIKIKDNAQGIKNIDKIFEPYYTTKKKGHGIGLYMTKVIIEDKMKGKILVENVEGGAMFTIRLVQNR from the coding sequence ATGAAAAAAGTATTTTTATTTTTAATATTTATCAATTTAGAAGTTTTTGCATATTCTGTTTTAATTATCAATTCTTATCATAAAGGTTACCAATGGAGTGATCAAGTTATAAAAGGCTTAGAAGATGTTTTAATTAAAAAAGATAATGTTGATTTCAATATTTTGTATATGGATTCAAAAAGAGTATCCTCAAAAGAGTACTTTGATAGTTTAAAAAAGCTTTATAAAATACAATTAAAAAATAGAAAATATGATTTAATTATTCCTATTGATAGATTCGCTTATGATTTTGTAATAAATAACTATTCTGAACTGTTTACAAAAAAACGCGTTTTAGCTGTAGGTATTGAAAAATTTTCCCATGAAAAACTAAAAAAACTTTCCCTTGAAAATAGAGTCTCCGCAATTTTAGAAAAAAGAGACTTAAAGGGAAATGTAGAAATAATTGAAAAAAATTTCTATAAAATTAAAAAACTTTATATAATAAATGACAAAAGTTTAAATGGACTTCACACAGAACCATTAATCTTCAATTTAATTCATAATTATAAAAGTCGTCTGGAATTAATTTATCTAAAAGAAGATGATTTATCCTCTTTGCAAGTTTATCCTTTTGAAGATCATAGTGCTGCTTTATTTATTAGATTTTATAAAAATAAAAATGGTGATTTAAATAAAAATAGTGAAATTTCACATTTTGTAAAAAATGCAAAAATTCCAATATTTGTTACAGACTCTTTATTTATGGATAAAGGAGCAACTGGTGGTAAAATAGTTAACTTATACAAACTAGGTGAAAATGCTGGGGAGATGGCATTAGATATATTAAATCAAGAAAAAGCAAAAATTATTTTATATAAAGAGTTTGAATATTTTTTTGATTATCAAAAGTTAAATGAGTTTTTACTTACAATTGTTAATTTAGATGAACCCTATAAAATGATTCACAAGAAAAAAACTTTTTTTGATAATTATAGAAATTTTATTGATTTTGTATTTATCATTTCACCTTTCTTCATTTTTTTAATTTTGGGATTAATACATAATATTTATAAAAGAAAAATTTTAGAAAAAGATTTAAGAAAAAGAATTGAATTTGATGCAACTATGTTAAATGCCATTGATAGTCCAATTTTTTGGCAAGATGCAAATGGAAAGATTGTTGATTCAAATAATAGATTTTGTAATCTACTAAAGTTACCATTTGATTCTTTATATGGTCAAAAACTAAGTGATTTAAATAAAAACAATAATGCAAAACAAATTATAGAAATTATGAATAACTATAATCTTGACAAAGATAATAATGAATTTACATTTATAACTAGTAATTCAATAGAAAGAACATATTTAATAAAACAAGCAAAATTCAAAGAAGAAAAAATAAAATATGAAGGATATGTTACTATATTTACAGATATAACAAAAGAACGTGAAATTATTTTAGAAAAACAAAAAAATAGACAATTTGTTATTCAACAAAGTAAACTAGCAGAAATTGGGGAAATATTTTCATCTATTGCACATCAATGGAAAACTCCTTTAATAGAAATTACAGCAATTGCACAAGAACTTTTTTATACAAGAAGATCAAAAAATGTCAATGAAGACAGTAGTTTTGTAAAAGATATTATGCAACAAGTAACATATATGACAGATACCATAAATGAATTTCAAAAGTTCATTATGCCATCTAATGCAAAAGTTGATTTTAATATACAAGATGCAATAAAATCAATGCTTGAAATAGTTAATCATAATTTAAAATATAATAATATAAATATACATTTAAATATAGAAGAACAGACAAATTTAACGGTAAATGGCTATAAAAATGAAGTAATGCAATCAATTTTAAATATAATTAATAATGCAAGAGATGCTTTATTAAATAATCATTACAAAAATAGGAATATAGAAATATCTATTTTTAATGAAAATTCAGATTTAATAATAAAAATAAAAGATAATGCACAAGGAATTAAAAATATAGATAAAATTTTTGAACCTTATTACACAACAAAAAAGAAAGGTCATGGAATAGGTTTATATATGACAAAAGTTATAATAGAAGATAAAATGAAGGGGAAAATTTTGGTTGAAAATGTAGAAGGGGGAGCTATGTTTACTATAAGGTTGGTACAAAATAGATGA